A section of the Paramisgurnus dabryanus chromosome 4, PD_genome_1.1, whole genome shotgun sequence genome encodes:
- the cplx2a gene encoding complexin 2, like, with protein sequence MNFLLKAAMGGGPPDVGKMMGGDEDKDPEAEKEKEEQRQEALRQQEEERKAKHTKMEAEREVIRQGIRDKYGIKKREEAEAEAQAAMEQASEGSLTRPKKAVPSGCGDEDEEENIMDTVMKYLPGPLQDMLKK encoded by the exons ATGAATTTCCTATTAAAGGCAGCTATGGGAG GAGGTCCTCCTGATGTTGGTAAAATGATGGGGGGAGATGAGGATAAAGACCCTGAAGCggaaaaagagaaagaagagCAGAGACAGGAAGCTCTGCGACAGCAGGAGGAAGAGAGGAAGGCCAAACATACCAAAATGGAGGCAGAGCGGGAAGTCATAAGACAGGGCATTAGAGACAAG TACGGCATTAAGAAGCGAGAGGAGGCGGAGGCCGAAGCACAAGCAGCTATGGAGCAAGCCAGCGAAGGCAGTCTGACCCGTCCCAAAAAAGCAGTACCGTCTGGCTGCGGGGATGAGGACGAGGAGGAAAACATTATGGATACGGTGATGAAGTATCTACCCGGCCCATTGCAGGACATGCTGAAGAAGTAA